In one window of Thunnus thynnus chromosome 23, fThuThy2.1, whole genome shotgun sequence DNA:
- the tnnt2c gene encoding troponin T2c, cardiac: MSDTEEIVEEYEQEEEEEEEVNEEEEVEEEEEEQRDDEAEKKEEPAEENEHEGESKPRHKTTYVPNIAPPKLPDGEKVDFDDLHRKRLEKDFNDLQSLIELHFSSRQKEEEELVALRNRIERRRSDRAEQQRVRAEEERERQSRLAEERARREEEAAKLRAEEEAKKKKIFTNKSFGGYLQKVDQKKGKKLTAREEKKKALMERRKPLNIDHLNQEKLAEKAQDLWKWLHQLHAEKFELAEKLKRQKYDIYVLRNRVSDHQRGSKASKTTRGAKGKSGSWK, from the coding sequence ATGTCAGACACTGAGGAAATTGTGGAggagtatgagcaggaggaggaagaagaagaggaggtgaatgaggaggaagaggttgaagaagaagaagaggagcagagagatgatgaagcagagaaaaaagaagagcctgcagaggaaaatGAGCATGAAGGAGAGTCCAAACCGCGACATAAGACAACTTATGTGCCAAATATTGCTCCTCCAAAGCTCCCAGATGGCGAGAAGGTGGATTTTGATGACCTCCATCGCAAGAGACTAGAAAAGGATTTCAACGACCTCCAGAGCCTCATCGAGCTGCATTTCTCCAGCCGccagaaagaagaggaagagctgGTCGCTCTGCGTAACCGCATCGAACGCCGCCGATCTGATAGAGCAGAACAGCAGCGCGTCCGTGCGGAGGAGGAGCGCGAGCGCCAATCACGGCTGGCCGAGGAGAGGGCGAGGCGCGAGGAGGAGGCGGCAAAGCTGCGCGCTGAGGAGGaggccaagaagaagaagatattcACAAACAAATCATTCGGTGGCTACCTGCAGAAGGTTGACCAGAAGAAGGGCAAGAAGCTAACGgccagagaagagaagaagaaggcgTTGATGGAGCGCCGTAAGCCGCTCAACATTGACCACCTGAACCAGGAGAAGCTGGCGGAGAAGGCGCAAGACCTCTGGAAGTGGCTCCATCAGCTGCATGCTGAGAAGTTTGAGCTGGCAGAAAAGCTCAAGAGGCAGAAGTACGACATATACGTGCTCCGAAACCGAGTCAGTGACCACCAGAGGGGCTCCAAAGCATCCAAGACCACCCGCGGGGCCAAGGGCAAGTCTGGCTCCTGGAAGTGA
- the LOC137176198 gene encoding transcription termination factor 2, mitochondrial-like, with protein MLRVTTASLCTYCQRMRLLLPPSASSSTVTSPNKRLENQYTVDSLYELSVDIRKVRKVKGWVLSESTAYVSETADLLRDMGADATVIASILETHPEAVLCRPEDVAAQRDLWVSVCPNKRELMSIIEKFPASFFTLTHHSNQQANILYLRSLRLNKRIIGKLMASAPQSFSRPVERNQEVIHTLRETYLDLGGDEGNLRIWLQKLLSQNPYILLRPAEAWRDSLGFLREQGFTTEELLSLVSSLRASIAELQPESMHQALGYIEGALACSKDELKQIVILCPAVLYYSLPTLIGRFQGLMDAGVSMEQVKESPNVLELTTQIVLYRIQKLASYGYDVRGGSLDVIVGTKKDFEMSYDKLHLRTRRPLFNPVAPLRSAEE; from the coding sequence ATGCTTCGTGTCACCACTGCTTCCTTGTGCACCTACTGCCAGAGGATGAGGCTCCTTCTCCCACCGTCTGCCTCTTCCTCCACAGTGACTTCTCCCAACAAAAGATTGGAAAACCAGTACACAGTGGACTCCCTTTACGAACTGTCTGTGGACATCAGAAAGGTACGCAAGGTTAAGGGCTGGGTTCTGTCTGAGAGCACTGCGTACGTGTCTGAAACTGCTGACCTGTTGAGGGACATGGGTGCAGACGCAACAGTAATCGCCAGCATCCTGGAAACTCACCCTGAGGCCGTCCTGTGTCGGCCAGAGGACGTAGCTGCCCAGAGAGACCTCTGGGTGTCCGTGTGCCCCAACAAGCGAGAGTTGATGAGCATCATTGAGAAGTTTCCCGCCTCCTTCTTCACATTAACTCACCATAGCAACCAGCAGGCCAACATCCTTTACCTCCGGAGCCTGCGCCTCAACAAGCGGATCATTGGAAAGCTGATGGCCAGCGCCCCGCAGAGCTTCAGTCGGCCTGTGGAGCGCAACCAGGAGGTTATCCACACACTGAGGGAGACCTACCTGGACCTGGGCGGAGATGAAGGCAACCTGCGCATCTGGCTGCAGAAGCTCCTCAGCCAGAACCCGTACATCCTGCTGCGGCCTGCGGAGGCCTGGAGGGACAGTCTGGGCTTCCTGAGGGAGCAGGGCTTCACCACGGAGGAGCTCCTCAGCCTGGTCTCCAGCCTCAGGGCCTCCATTGCAGAGCTGCAGCCTGAATCTATGCACCAAGCGCTGGGCTATATTGAAGGGGCTCTCGCCTGCTCCAAAGACGAACTCAAACAAATTGTGATCCTTTGTCCAGCCGTTTTGTACTACTCCTTGCCCACCTTGATCGGGCGCTTCCAGGGGCTGATGGATGCGGGAGTGAGCATGGAGCAGGTGAAGGAATCTCCAAATGTCCTGGAGCTCACCACGCAGATTGTGCTTTATCGGATCCAGAAGTTGGCCTCCTACGGTTACGATGTGCGTGGTGGCAGCCTGGACGTtattgtgggaaccaagaaggACTTTGAGATGAGCTACGACAAGCTGCACCTCAGGACACGGCGACCGCTCTTCAACCCCGTAGCTCCCCTTAGATCTGCCGAAGAGTGA